TATTTTGGCTGTTGATGTTGTTGTAATGATTATACGATGAAGTATAGTGATGGTTGTTAAGATCTTTGGTTTCATTAGACATGATGAAGAACAAAGAGCTTCACTTCACACCAAACAagtttggaagaaaaaaaaaacaaagagaagagcTAAGAgatttagcaaaaaaagaaagaaagataatttaaagaaagaaagaagaccaacTTTTTACGTTTATGATTTTTCAGTCGGTCCAAATTTGGTATAGACTTTTGGGTCTTCTTGTATTTATACAgtttgaaaactatatattgtttaatatgttttgctaaataaaatatagtaaaaatggCGTTTTAGAATATGATTTaatattgacaaaaaaagaatatgatttaataataaacaaaacaatttaaaaaacgaAGGTTGAATGAATAGTTTGAGTGTGAATGATTAAAAGGCTTGGGATTTGAAtgacttttaatattaaaacaaaacgaaatttcttttataatttgAGTTGACGAAAAGTATTTTACCTCCCAAACGGAGAGAGTTACAGAAGTGTCCTCGAGTAAGGAAACAGTACTTGGCTTCGTTTCTTAAATGCTTAATGTGAACATAAACTCCAAACCATTTTTTCACAATTAAATTTCTTAAAGTCTTATGACAGATATGaaaaagaataattatttttggacaactaaattttaaatctcttTACATATTCACCAACAAAAGTTTTCCTCTACAATGGATGTCCCATATTAACATATGAGGTAAGGCAGGGCATTTTAtctgtaaattaaaatttacaattcaTTATTCGATTCgattcaatttaaaaaatacgGATATCCGTAAAtttgagaaacaaagaaaatattaaaaattaacatatgttttaacgaaacaaatcacaaatactaaaaaaattagattcagATATCCGTTCCTCTCTgacttttataaaaatagatataCGTCTACAATTAAATAtagaattataaatatattttatataattattattttaacatataatattattaattttatgtataaaagttacttaaagaaaattaagaaaggaacataaaatatttataacacaAAAATTTTCTAAGaactttatgttttataaaaaaatcaaagtagtttaaaataattatggaacatatagttttaataatctttacctttatttattatatacaaagatttttttgaaaccagTTTCGTATagtgttttttaaaagatttttttgtatttaacaaAATGGATGAGatatttgtaaaattttttgatatccgaagcaaagcaaataaaaaaatatccattaaatataaaacaaatcacaaatactaaaaattatagtaGTATTTGATCCGTGTCCACTTCTATGCAGTAGTACTTATTTGGTTTTTTAGGGCATGATTAATGCATGTCTCTTAAGGAGGGTTTCTTAGCAAATATAAGAGacatctcttaacttttaactaaaataaactaAGAAACgtctcttagagcatgattaaccccggtctcttaactcatgatttgacatttttttgtttttttttttacacttttagGCTAAAAGACGgcttttatatctcttatttaagagacggttcttagcttttatCTCTTATCTGAAGCTAAGAACCCCAGTTAAGAGACTaaggttaatcatggtcttatatctcttatttaagagacgtctcttagcttttatctcttagttttttttagttaaaaactaagAAACGGCTCTTATATTCGCTAAAAAGTCCTCCCTAAGAGACCTACATTAATTATGGTCTTAGcatgataattttttaatgtggtTTTCAACTAAAACGTGAAATCTATCTTATCCCTTTGTAGTTATCAAATGAAACTAACTTTTAGTTCACAACAATTACCACTGAAGTTAACTCAGTTTCTAATAGCATGATTGTTGGGGGTTCTTAGGATGGTGTTCTTAACGAAATATAAGAACtcatttcttaacttttaactaaaaaaactaagaaccggtttttaaataagagttttaagagccgattcttaatttttttagttaaaagttaaaagacggattcttatattccgctaaaaatCCCACTTTAAAAatccccaataatcatgctccgAGCTTTATCAAAGTTATTTCAGTCATATTTGTTACATGTATAATAAACATATTGTGCATCTAATCACATGTGATTATCTATACCTTTTCGGGTTTAGGAAATAATAACTCACGAGCATGATTTGTCATTTTATACAGTAAtgttaatttattctaactccAAATTATGCGATTATATTATAAGATTTTCATACATTTACGAATAGTTACTTAATAATCTAAATGTTGTTTTGGTGAAAGAATCCAAAAACAAATCGACAAAAATACGTAGCATAGTCTTTCCACTACATgaatatgttaaaaatattttatagcaTAATAAATGattctaacaaaaatatatagtataatgtttattattttaaaaacgaatttatgaaatattaataagtttttatttttctgtctTACTAAATTAAGAACATTTTCAGTTTAGCAATATACTACCTATACTCTTTAAGATATACTGGAACACTTCAGGttaaaaaattcataacaaatatGTAAAATCATGACTTCGCTTAAAATTCTTAAGAATATTCTTCAGTTGataacttgatttttattttttcgtaaaagtAGTTGATAACTTGATATTACTAACACTGTAGAATACACACTTGAAGCACTCATTATTTTTCATCAGTTTCTAAATTGTCAAactaaatgaacaaaaaatatggCAAAACGTGAATCAAACGACGGGATGAGTCGGTTCTACTGGTTAGAGTTTTGGGGGCCAATTGTCATGCTTCTGGGTTCGACGCCAGCCGGAGGCGAACTGCTCATCCATGTCACGAAGCGGGTATTGGGCCTTCGGGCTCAGGACTTACCCTTCCGGGTGAAGCCGGCCCGCTGCCTGACCGGGCCCACGGAATGATCCGTGAAGCGGGGAACCCtggattaccaaaaaaaaaaaaaaaaaaaaacgtgaatcAAATTCTTGTTTATCTTAATATATAGagatgtttttttcaaaaaaaatatatatagagatgtGGAAGAAGGTGGGAACAATCTCGTGTGTAGAAGCCGATGACAAATGTTAAACCGGTTACCGGAGCGGTCATATTTATGTAAAGAAGGCAACAACAAAGGCGAGTATCGTGAGGCTATTAGGATAACACGTGTTACTTACAGCAGCGGAATTTGACCGTAACCGACACATGACCTGGCACGTGGTGGACTATTCCATCTGGGTCCCTCAACCTTAATAAATATCAATACTAGACGttattttatgaatataatatttcatGTCAAGGGGCATGATTACAAGTTAAGAAACTTTCTtataaatactaaataaaactagaaacttataaaaaaattctcatGGATGTAGTTTGTATGTTTTATGTAAATCAATTGGGACTAAGCTTAATTTAGATGTACAATAACTCAGTAACTAATTTTAAAGACTTAAAATATGACAAAAGTATGTTACAAATATTCATTTACGAAAAAAAAGGTTACAAATATAAGATTGAAATTGCAGGATAAGGAAAATATGACTGATATGCTGACAGATTACCAACGTCATCAACGCTTTACAAATCTCTTTTCGGTCTTCACATTAGAAGTTGGAACTATCCTCAAACATGTAAAATGAACATCaatataataaaagaatatatatggTCAAACTAATGAATTATCATATACTCCCCATGTTTATATAATGTTCTAGCCTTaacacacaaattaaaaaaaaaaattacttttaccAGAAGCCAAATGTTATCAATCATTGTTATTCTaaactaataaaacaaaaacaacatattaacatttaatattttaatcacttattttaatagttttacatTTCAAAACATCTTAcaaattgaaataaaaatatcttctaaaatatcatacaaaaaaacagatggagtaaaatatatttaatgcttttaaaaataaaaattatcattGTATATAGTAAAAATAGTGGAATTGTTGGAAAATAACATATAACAAAATTCCAATAGTGACAAAGAAGTGAGCATATATTGACTTTACAAAGTTTACATTTGTTCGGTCAACATGATTTTTTCCTCTTTCTTTTGTCAACtgatttttttcctcttttaatAGCTCAAAACATCATAtctaagagttttttttttttttttctgataacTCTTGTATCTATACggccacattcccaactatccctCCGAAAAGGGTCCAGCACCCCAACGGAAaggatgttaaatccgttgtggccaAGACTAAGAGTTTAATTCTTGTGTTCATAGGCTAATAAAATGATAATGGCACTTACGcttctttgtgttttttttttctaactctTTTGCAATCAAATTCTATAGAAGTTACCTTAAGCATAATGTTAAACAACAAATATATGTGGTCATGTACATCTCGATCTTAAATTCAAATTACGAACTACAGCAGGATGCATATATATAGTGTATAAGAAACTTGGTTACATCATTCAAACAATTAATCATAGTGAAAATGTTTCTGAAACCCGAAAATGATGAAAACGTTTTCCAGAAACCGTATATAACAACTTCGaaacaaaatgtataaattttagaaaaaaggaaaaaaaaacaaaatgtataaataattgACTGGAGTCGTACATAACCATAATTATAGAAATCTTGTGATAGATTATCGTTGATCCCAAAAAAGCGACTAGTGCCTATTGAGTCATGATTTCGATGGATCATAAACGTCAATAATTGCTACTATAgttcttgattcttttttttttcttttctttttgtcaacaattttttttaatccacCAAAAATTAAGTAAGGATTTCAAGTACTATTTCCTCGTGTTGGTTTCGTGCATTTGGTCTCCATTTCACCTACAGCACTGAAGTGACCATTTTAGAAACTTGTCTTCTGCAGTATGAAGCTGCACGGAATGTGAAGTTATCTAGAGCACTGAAGTGttcatttcaaaaaaattgcattttgCATTTTGATGTTCTAAAGATATTTGTTATGTTTGGGCCTTAGTAACTGAAACCCATTAGTGTTAAGGTTTAGGGAGacaatatataaagtataaactcTCTAAACCTAATTACTTGCTACTCAACACAGATAACACTCACTCTACACAAATctgagattagagagagaggcAAGAAGCAAGAGCAAGAAGAGGAGATTGAAGGAGTATCTACAGAAGGTTGAGAAGAAGCAAAGAGAGATCTGGTCAAGAGTCTCAaactatttcttcttctttggagtGTAGATTTCATCTCTTATACACACATGTTCAGTAAGCTCAAGTCTTAGCTTATTGTTTGTGTTGTTTCTAGGTGAATAGAGAAACACAGAGGTGGTTGTGTAAGTAAGCTCCTGTATACACTTGATACTAGTGAATCTTTGAGAGTACTGTCCTCTCCCCAGATGTACCAGTAAAGGGAACTGGGTAACCAAATCTTGTGTGTCTTTAACTAACtcaaacaacaacaagaaatgTGCTAAAGTTAATTAGTCAAGTGAGATGCACCGGTTAATTGATTAAAGAATTCTCAACACCTTATATCCAaggttgaaaacaaaaaaaaacatcaaatgtataatatatatatatttattcataGGGTTAAACTTATCAAACTAGATTTATAAGTGCTTTTCATGGTTTATACATATGGTATAACTGGATTCGCTGCAGTGACATTTTTTTCCGAAGCAGCCACACAGTGCataatcttttctttttgtccaatcgattatattaaaaactaaaagctCGATGAACTAAGGCAATTATACAATAGAAGGAAAAATTAACGAAAaactgaaaaatgaaaataaccaAGATATGACAAAGGATAGATCATGGCTAAGGAGAGAAAAGACTAATAGAGAAGTTCACTTGTATTCCTAGAACCTGCATTCGAAAGAACACGCTAAAGTCGAGATCGACGTTGAAGAATCCAATCAATGGATTTTGAGAGCAGCTGGAACCTATTTTTAAAGATATATGAATCTCTCAACGTTGCAGTGAGGTGCAGAGAGACAATTGGAATAGGACTACAAACAAAATCGTCGATGGTACAATCTCTAAAAAATAGCAGTTGACATAGTCGGTAAACGCTGAGCTTAAGTTACGCTGCAGTGAGATGCGCAGGTACATAACCAAGACTCTGAATAATAACAAACTAGGTTTatattataactatatatattacatttgcTTACtgcttttggttttcttttgaaaaagacCTACTTCTATTTTGCTCATAATCTTATTTGTCTACGCGTTCGCATCTTCATATCCAAGAGGTTTCTATGTACAAGATTTTGTAAagctttttataatatttaatttgaaattttagtatattttcttgggcaattctcttaaatagaccattttcaaattttggtcacaaaaataaaccgcaaggaggaaaatgaccaaaatgtttcatttaataggtaaaatgaccataataccctagatatataaaaaaataaaaagataaaaaaaaaaaatttatagttttagattatatgttttcaaattcgaacttttttataaaaaaatatttttttttgaaatttgtttttttgaaaactttttttatttttttttcaaattttctttttgtaattcgaaaatactttttgaaactatttttaaaatttttattttcaaaattttaatatttttttttattttataaaattttaaacctcaatcccaaatctccaccccttaactttaaaccctaaagtttggattagttaacgctatggatataaatgtatatttacctctttaatgaaacattttggtcattttgatccttagaATCTAGGGAAAATTAGAAGATTGGACAACTTTTAAGTTTGAATTAGAAATTTGGGCAAGCCCATGttttaattaggttgttgggCAACCTAgtaggagaaagaagaaaaagtggaTAGTTTTAACCTTTTTGCCCAACAATCTTGAGCTGAAATTCGTGGGACCAGGATGTCTTTTGCCCAGAAAAACTTGCCTCAGGAATACCGACACACGCGCGCCGGATGTGCGTGTAAGAGACGAATTGaatactatattattttaatttcagaaGGAAACATGGTATTGGGCTTCGTTTTTGGGCTATTTGACCCCAAAACTTGAAGGccttatatgtgatgatttctCGCGGGAAACAACGACTCCAAGGTGGACGAATGGCCATTAATGATTGGTGACTTTGGAAAACATGTGTTTTactctaatttattaattaaaaacagggcaactattaattatttaatacaaaAACGTACGAACCCTATCTCTTTGTCTGTCTCCTTGTTGAGGAGTAAAAAAGGCTATCGAACCAGGGAACTTGAGGCAGCGAATTTTACACACAGAGGCATGAGCTGCATCCAATATGGTGAGGGAGAAAAGGGTATGGCGGATGGTGGGTGTTCTGTATCTAGCATCGAAGGTAAATCATATATAAGCCGTACACCATGGCATCTATGACATTATAGTTATTGCTGAAATCATTTATTACAGATTTGAGGGTGTTCGGAATTCAAGTGTTTTTTTGTGCGAAACTATATTTATTGCTTCTGATTAGcacattgaatttttaaataaatttatgttttatttttcgtaGGTGTTCACGATTCATACATCGTTGTAATCTCTGGACGGTGGATTATGTACGACACTGGTGACTGGGATTTTAAACTTGATAGCGACCGTACGGTGAGGGCTGTCTATGCGAAGTTGATAACTTCTGTTGAAGACTTGAAGCGGGCCATTATTGAGTCATACGGTCTAGTTGGAATGTCTGTTGCCGTTGAGATGTCATATTGGCTTGGTGAACACGGATCTTGTGCTGTTGGTGAAAGAGAAGCTCCTGTTCAAATTTCCAACGATAAGAATTTCGACTTGTTTACTTCGGCACGTAAGGTAGACAAGTACATCAACGTATTTGTCAAATTCAAAGAGGAAATAAATGGGAAAACCATTTTCTGAGGCCAATGGGGAATCTTTTGAAGTCCAAAGAAGTTGCCAGCAGCAACGAAATGCAAGTTGGGAGTACGTCTGCTGATGTGCACACCCGGAATGAAGTTAATGACGGTGAGACTGATTTGACCGAAGATGAAATAATTCTGATGGGAGTTGCGGAAATTGAAGCAGTTTATGCCTCAAATGGTTTTGGGATGCGTGAAGTGGATGGAACTGCATGTGAAGTTCAGAATAAAGTGGACACGACTGAAGATGCTGCGTTAGGGGAAGGCGAAGATGACGACGATGAGGATTATGATTACAATTTATGGCATGATTTTGTTGGACGAAATTGCGAATGGGACGATGATAAGGATGAGGATGGAGGGGTAGGTGGTGGTGGTCGAACGAACGTAACATATGGAGGTGTACGTGGTGAGGTGGTGACTAAAACGAGGAGTGGACGAACTAATCCTTCTTCAAACAAAGGCAGTGGTTCATCTACAAACAAACAGCGTACCGCAAACCCACCATCAACTTTTGAAGATTACGTAGATGAGGGTAGAGATTACATAGGCTCATCTACGATTTCGATGGAGAATATTGAAGAAGCAAGTAACAATATAGGTGTCAAGTCAAGTGATCAACTGGCCGACACTGAGAATCATTCAGATCCAAATCAAGAAGAGGACCCAAGTTTGGACAACAGCTCCCAAATGTTGGTTCTCCAGACTCCTCCAAAGCCGTTCAACATGCATACTCGGGAAGTTGACGACAGTGATGATTTCGTTGGGCAGGTCCCTCAATGTGTTTCGTCTAGACCGACACATGATACATCTGATGGAGAAGACGAGGATGACAACTTTGTCGAACCGGTACCTATGTGTGTTTCGGTTGGTCAGACGCATGAAACTCCGGTTGGAGAAGACGAGGATGACGACTTTGTCGAACCGGTACCTCAGTGTGTTTCGGGTGGTCAGACACATGAAACCCTGGTTGGAGAAGACGAGGATGATGACTTTATCGAACCGGTACCTCAGTCTCGAAGCCGTGAGGAAGACGTCGTGAAAAGGATAAGGCTGATGACGAATCACTCATGAAATCCGTTAGAGCCGTTGAGCTATATGGATTTGAGGATGTAGAAGCTTCGTCTAACAACGAAGCAGTTAACGATTATACCGTCGATGATATTGACTTCACTCTAGCAGATGCTGATATGTACACTGGGAAGCTATTCAGTAGCAAGCAAGAATTCAAGATCAGTTTGCACATTTATGCCTTAAAGCAGGTGTTCAGGTTCAAGTTCCACAAACATGCGTTTAACTACGTCGCAACGAAATGCATTGATAAAAACTGTAAATTTTATGTTATGGCTAAGCAATTGGGGGAATCTTCGACATATCAGGTGAGGAAGGCGCAACTGAAGCATGTCTGCACATCTGATGCTAAAGCGCAATATAAGAAACATGCGACGTCGAAAGTAATAGCTGCACTAATGAGATCGAAGTATGAAAGGCTCCAAGCTGGACCGCGCGCATCTGAATTACCCGAGATGCTCCGGAGTGAGTTCTTGTTTACGGCCACATATTGGAAATGTTGGAAAGCAAAAGAGTTAGCAACTGTAGCTGCACAAGGAACAGAAGAGAGCTCTTACAAGCTCCtgccaaaatatttttatgttgtaaagTATGCAAATCCTGGGTCCATTACTAATATCAAAACTGAAAAAGATGATAAGGGTCAGACAAGGTTTAAGTACGCGTTCATGGCGCTGAAAGCTTGCATTGACGGGTGGAAGCATCTACGGAA
This genomic stretch from Brassica napus cultivar Da-Ae chromosome C9, Da-Ae, whole genome shotgun sequence harbors:
- the LOC125592541 gene encoding uncharacterized protein LOC125592541; translation: MKSVRAVELYGFEDVEASSNNEAVNDYTVDDIDFTLADADMYTGKLFSSKQEFKISLHIYALKQVFRFKFHKHAFNYVATKCIDKNCKFYVMAKQLGESSTYQVRKAQLKHVCTSDAKAQYKKHATSKVIAALMRSKYERLQAGPRASELPEMLRSEFLFTATYWKCWKAKELATVAAQGTEESSYKLLPKYFYVVKYANPGSITNIKTEKDDKGQTRFKYAFMALKACIDGWKHLRKVFPIAFAVVDNETNESWSWFFEKLTEIVEDGSDLSIVSDRANQICVAKDKWYPLSHHGCCLVHIQRNVDAKFKKRNQKQMVGRAAEVFKVSHFKRLYAEIKLTDKRCWDYLEKIDPSIGQGHTLRASGTI